From Homo sapiens chromosome 6, GRCh38.p14 Primary Assembly, the proteins below share one genomic window:
- the TUBB gene encoding tubulin beta chain isoform d (isoform d is encoded by transcript variant 4) — MREIVHIQAGQCGKYVPRAILVDLEPGTMDSVRSGPFGQIFRPDNFVFGQSGAGNNWAKGHYTEGAELVDSVLDVVRKEAESCDCLQGFQLTHSLGGGTGSGMGTLLISKIREEYPDRIMNTFSVVPSPKVSDTVVEPYNATLSVHQLVENTDETYCIDNEALYDICFRTLKLTTPTYGDLNHLVSATMSGVTTCLRFPGQLNADLRKLAVNMVPFPRLHFFMPGFAPLTSRGSQQYRALTVPELTQQVFDAKNMMAACDPRHGRYLTVAAVFRGRMSMKEVDEQMLNVQNKNSSYFVEWIPNNVKTAVCDIPPRGLKMAVTFIGNSTAIQELFKRISEQFTAMFRRKAFLHWYTGEGMDEMEFTEAESNMNDLVSEYQQYQDATAEEEEDFGEEAEEEA; from the exons GTGGCAAATATGTTCCTCGTGCCATCCTGGTGGATCTAGAACCTGGGACCATGGACTCTGTTCGCTCAGGTCCTTTTGGCCAGATCTTTAGACCAGACAACTTTGTATTTG GTCAGTCTGGGGCAGGTAACAACTGGGCCAAAGGCCACTACACAGAGGGCGCCGAGCTGGTTGATTCTGTCCTGGATGTGGTACGGAAGGAGGCAGAGAGCTGTGACTGCCTGCAGGGCTTCCAGCTGACCCACTCACTGGGCGGGGGCACAGGCTCTGGAATGGGCACTCTCCTTATCAGCAAGATCCGAGAAGAATACCCTGATCGCATCATGAATACCTTCAGTGTGGTGCCTTCACCCAAAGTGTCTGACACCGTGGTCGAGCCCTACAATGCCACCCTCTCCGTCCATCAGTTGGTAGAGAATACTGATGAGACCTATTGCATTGACAACGAGGCCCTCTATGATATCTGCTTCCGCACTCTGAAGCTGACCACACCAACCTACGGGGATCTGAACCACCTTGTCTCAGCCACCATGAGTGGTGTCACCACCTGCCTCCGTTTCCCTGGCCAGCTCAATGCTGACCTCCGCAAGTTGGCAGTCAACATGGTCCCCTTCCCACGTCTCCATTTCTTTATGCCTGGCTTTGCCCCTCTCACCAGCCGTGGAAGCCAGCAGTATCGAGCTCTCACAGTGCCGGAACTCACCCAGCAGGTCTTCGATGCCAAGAACATGATGGCTGCCTGTGACCCCCGCCACGGCCGATACCTCACCGTGGCTGCTGTCTTCCGTGGTCGGATGTCCATGAAGGAGGTCGATGAGCAGATGCTTAACGTGCAGAACAAGAACAGCAGCTACTTTGTGGAATGGATCCCCAACAATGTCAAGACAGCCGTCTGTGACATCCCACCTCGTGGCCTCAAGATGGCAGTCACCTTCATTGGCAATAGCACAGCCATCCAGGAGCTCTTCAAGCGCATCTCGGAGCAGTTCACTGCCATGTTCCGCCGGAAGGCCTTCCTCCACTGGTACACAGGCGAGGGCATGGACGAGATGGAGTTCACCGAGGCTGAGAGCAACATGAACGACCTCGTCTCTGAGTATCAGCAGTACCAGGATGCCACcgcagaagaggaggaggatttCGGTGAGGAGGCCGAAGAGGAGGCCTAA
- the TUBB gene encoding tubulin beta chain isoform b (isoform b is encoded by transcript variant 2), which produces MREIVHIQAGQCGNQIGAKFWEVISDEHGIDPTGTYHGDSDLQLDRISVYYNEATGGKYVPRAILVDLEPGTMDSVRSGPFGQIFRPDNFVFGQSGAGNNWAKGHYTEGAELVDSVLDVVRKEAESCDCLQGFQLTHSLGGGTGSGMGTLLISKIREEYPDRIMNTFSVVPSPKVSDTVVEPYNATLSVHQLVENTDETYCIDNEALYDICFRTLKLTTPTYGDLNHLVSATMSGVTTCLRFPGQLNADLRKLAVNMVPFPRLHFFMPGFAPLTSRGSQQYRALTVPELTQQVFDAKNMMAACDPRHGRYLTVAAVFRGRMSMKEVDEQMLNVQNKNSSYFVEWIPNNVKTAVCDIPPRGLKMAVTFIGNSTAIQELFKRISEQFTAMFRRKAFLHWYTGEGMDEMEFTEAESNMNDLVSEYQQYQDATAEEEEDFGEEAEEEA; this is translated from the exons TTCTGGGAGGTGATCAGTGATGAACATGGCATCGACCCCACCGGCACCTACCACGGGGACAGCGACCTGCAGCTGGACCGCATCTCTGTGTACTACAATGAAGCCACAG GTGGCAAATATGTTCCTCGTGCCATCCTGGTGGATCTAGAACCTGGGACCATGGACTCTGTTCGCTCAGGTCCTTTTGGCCAGATCTTTAGACCAGACAACTTTGTATTTG GTCAGTCTGGGGCAGGTAACAACTGGGCCAAAGGCCACTACACAGAGGGCGCCGAGCTGGTTGATTCTGTCCTGGATGTGGTACGGAAGGAGGCAGAGAGCTGTGACTGCCTGCAGGGCTTCCAGCTGACCCACTCACTGGGCGGGGGCACAGGCTCTGGAATGGGCACTCTCCTTATCAGCAAGATCCGAGAAGAATACCCTGATCGCATCATGAATACCTTCAGTGTGGTGCCTTCACCCAAAGTGTCTGACACCGTGGTCGAGCCCTACAATGCCACCCTCTCCGTCCATCAGTTGGTAGAGAATACTGATGAGACCTATTGCATTGACAACGAGGCCCTCTATGATATCTGCTTCCGCACTCTGAAGCTGACCACACCAACCTACGGGGATCTGAACCACCTTGTCTCAGCCACCATGAGTGGTGTCACCACCTGCCTCCGTTTCCCTGGCCAGCTCAATGCTGACCTCCGCAAGTTGGCAGTCAACATGGTCCCCTTCCCACGTCTCCATTTCTTTATGCCTGGCTTTGCCCCTCTCACCAGCCGTGGAAGCCAGCAGTATCGAGCTCTCACAGTGCCGGAACTCACCCAGCAGGTCTTCGATGCCAAGAACATGATGGCTGCCTGTGACCCCCGCCACGGCCGATACCTCACCGTGGCTGCTGTCTTCCGTGGTCGGATGTCCATGAAGGAGGTCGATGAGCAGATGCTTAACGTGCAGAACAAGAACAGCAGCTACTTTGTGGAATGGATCCCCAACAATGTCAAGACAGCCGTCTGTGACATCCCACCTCGTGGCCTCAAGATGGCAGTCACCTTCATTGGCAATAGCACAGCCATCCAGGAGCTCTTCAAGCGCATCTCGGAGCAGTTCACTGCCATGTTCCGCCGGAAGGCCTTCCTCCACTGGTACACAGGCGAGGGCATGGACGAGATGGAGTTCACCGAGGCTGAGAGCAACATGAACGACCTCGTCTCTGAGTATCAGCAGTACCAGGATGCCACcgcagaagaggaggaggatttCGGTGAGGAGGCCGAAGAGGAGGCCTAA
- the TUBB gene encoding tubulin beta chain isoform c (isoform c is encoded by transcript variant 3), with product MREIVHIQAGQCGNQIGAKFWEVISDEHGIDPTGTYHGDSDLQLDRISVYYNEATGGKYVPRAILVDLEPGTMDSVRSGPFGQIFRPDNFVFGQSGAGNNWAKGHYTEGAELVDSVLDVVRKEVDEQMLNVQNKNSSYFVEWIPNNVKTAVCDIPPRGLKMAVTFIGNSTAIQELFKRISEQFTAMFRRKAFLHWYTGEGMDEMEFTEAESNMNDLVSEYQQYQDATAEEEEDFGEEAEEEA from the exons TTCTGGGAGGTGATCAGTGATGAACATGGCATCGACCCCACCGGCACCTACCACGGGGACAGCGACCTGCAGCTGGACCGCATCTCTGTGTACTACAATGAAGCCACAG GTGGCAAATATGTTCCTCGTGCCATCCTGGTGGATCTAGAACCTGGGACCATGGACTCTGTTCGCTCAGGTCCTTTTGGCCAGATCTTTAGACCAGACAACTTTGTATTTG GTCAGTCTGGGGCAGGTAACAACTGGGCCAAAGGCCACTACACAGAGGGCGCCGAGCTGGTTGATTCTGTCCTGGATGTGGTACGGAAGGAG GTCGATGAGCAGATGCTTAACGTGCAGAACAAGAACAGCAGCTACTTTGTGGAATGGATCCCCAACAATGTCAAGACAGCCGTCTGTGACATCCCACCTCGTGGCCTCAAGATGGCAGTCACCTTCATTGGCAATAGCACAGCCATCCAGGAGCTCTTCAAGCGCATCTCGGAGCAGTTCACTGCCATGTTCCGCCGGAAGGCCTTCCTCCACTGGTACACAGGCGAGGGCATGGACGAGATGGAGTTCACCGAGGCTGAGAGCAACATGAACGACCTCGTCTCTGAGTATCAGCAGTACCAGGATGCCACcgcagaagaggaggaggatttCGGTGAGGAGGCCGAAGAGGAGGCCTAA
- the TUBB gene encoding tubulin beta chain isoform a (isoform a is encoded by transcript variant 1) yields MGDVGPRWANWDPSRSGVRDHPGQQSETLPHATFLQKIKFWEVISDEHGIDPTGTYHGDSDLQLDRISVYYNEATGGKYVPRAILVDLEPGTMDSVRSGPFGQIFRPDNFVFGQSGAGNNWAKGHYTEGAELVDSVLDVVRKEAESCDCLQGFQLTHSLGGGTGSGMGTLLISKIREEYPDRIMNTFSVVPSPKVSDTVVEPYNATLSVHQLVENTDETYCIDNEALYDICFRTLKLTTPTYGDLNHLVSATMSGVTTCLRFPGQLNADLRKLAVNMVPFPRLHFFMPGFAPLTSRGSQQYRALTVPELTQQVFDAKNMMAACDPRHGRYLTVAAVFRGRMSMKEVDEQMLNVQNKNSSYFVEWIPNNVKTAVCDIPPRGLKMAVTFIGNSTAIQELFKRISEQFTAMFRRKAFLHWYTGEGMDEMEFTEAESNMNDLVSEYQQYQDATAEEEEDFGEEAEEEA; encoded by the exons TTCTGGGAGGTGATCAGTGATGAACATGGCATCGACCCCACCGGCACCTACCACGGGGACAGCGACCTGCAGCTGGACCGCATCTCTGTGTACTACAATGAAGCCACAG GTGGCAAATATGTTCCTCGTGCCATCCTGGTGGATCTAGAACCTGGGACCATGGACTCTGTTCGCTCAGGTCCTTTTGGCCAGATCTTTAGACCAGACAACTTTGTATTTG GTCAGTCTGGGGCAGGTAACAACTGGGCCAAAGGCCACTACACAGAGGGCGCCGAGCTGGTTGATTCTGTCCTGGATGTGGTACGGAAGGAGGCAGAGAGCTGTGACTGCCTGCAGGGCTTCCAGCTGACCCACTCACTGGGCGGGGGCACAGGCTCTGGAATGGGCACTCTCCTTATCAGCAAGATCCGAGAAGAATACCCTGATCGCATCATGAATACCTTCAGTGTGGTGCCTTCACCCAAAGTGTCTGACACCGTGGTCGAGCCCTACAATGCCACCCTCTCCGTCCATCAGTTGGTAGAGAATACTGATGAGACCTATTGCATTGACAACGAGGCCCTCTATGATATCTGCTTCCGCACTCTGAAGCTGACCACACCAACCTACGGGGATCTGAACCACCTTGTCTCAGCCACCATGAGTGGTGTCACCACCTGCCTCCGTTTCCCTGGCCAGCTCAATGCTGACCTCCGCAAGTTGGCAGTCAACATGGTCCCCTTCCCACGTCTCCATTTCTTTATGCCTGGCTTTGCCCCTCTCACCAGCCGTGGAAGCCAGCAGTATCGAGCTCTCACAGTGCCGGAACTCACCCAGCAGGTCTTCGATGCCAAGAACATGATGGCTGCCTGTGACCCCCGCCACGGCCGATACCTCACCGTGGCTGCTGTCTTCCGTGGTCGGATGTCCATGAAGGAGGTCGATGAGCAGATGCTTAACGTGCAGAACAAGAACAGCAGCTACTTTGTGGAATGGATCCCCAACAATGTCAAGACAGCCGTCTGTGACATCCCACCTCGTGGCCTCAAGATGGCAGTCACCTTCATTGGCAATAGCACAGCCATCCAGGAGCTCTTCAAGCGCATCTCGGAGCAGTTCACTGCCATGTTCCGCCGGAAGGCCTTCCTCCACTGGTACACAGGCGAGGGCATGGACGAGATGGAGTTCACCGAGGCTGAGAGCAACATGAACGACCTCGTCTCTGAGTATCAGCAGTACCAGGATGCCACcgcagaagaggaggaggatttCGGTGAGGAGGCCGAAGAGGAGGCCTAA
- the TUBB gene encoding tubulin beta chain isoform e (isoform e is encoded by transcript variant 6), with the protein MDSVRSGPFGQIFRPDNFVFGQSGAGNNWAKGHYTEGAELVDSVLDVVRKEAESCDCLQGFQLTHSLGGGTGSGMGTLLISKIREEYPDRIMNTFSVVPSPKVSDTVVEPYNATLSVHQLVENTDETYCIDNEALYDICFRTLKLTTPTYGDLNHLVSATMSGVTTCLRFPGQLNADLRKLAVNMVPFPRLHFFMPGFAPLTSRGSQQYRALTVPELTQQVFDAKNMMAACDPRHGRYLTVAAVFRGRMSMKEVDEQMLNVQNKNSSYFVEWIPNNVKTAVCDIPPRGLKMAVTFIGNSTAIQELFKRISEQFTAMFRRKAFLHWYTGEGMDEMEFTEAESNMNDLVSEYQQYQDATAEEEEDFGEEAEEEA; encoded by the exons ATGGACTCTGTTCGCTCAGGTCCTTTTGGCCAGATCTTTAGACCAGACAACTTTGTATTTG GTCAGTCTGGGGCAGGTAACAACTGGGCCAAAGGCCACTACACAGAGGGCGCCGAGCTGGTTGATTCTGTCCTGGATGTGGTACGGAAGGAGGCAGAGAGCTGTGACTGCCTGCAGGGCTTCCAGCTGACCCACTCACTGGGCGGGGGCACAGGCTCTGGAATGGGCACTCTCCTTATCAGCAAGATCCGAGAAGAATACCCTGATCGCATCATGAATACCTTCAGTGTGGTGCCTTCACCCAAAGTGTCTGACACCGTGGTCGAGCCCTACAATGCCACCCTCTCCGTCCATCAGTTGGTAGAGAATACTGATGAGACCTATTGCATTGACAACGAGGCCCTCTATGATATCTGCTTCCGCACTCTGAAGCTGACCACACCAACCTACGGGGATCTGAACCACCTTGTCTCAGCCACCATGAGTGGTGTCACCACCTGCCTCCGTTTCCCTGGCCAGCTCAATGCTGACCTCCGCAAGTTGGCAGTCAACATGGTCCCCTTCCCACGTCTCCATTTCTTTATGCCTGGCTTTGCCCCTCTCACCAGCCGTGGAAGCCAGCAGTATCGAGCTCTCACAGTGCCGGAACTCACCCAGCAGGTCTTCGATGCCAAGAACATGATGGCTGCCTGTGACCCCCGCCACGGCCGATACCTCACCGTGGCTGCTGTCTTCCGTGGTCGGATGTCCATGAAGGAGGTCGATGAGCAGATGCTTAACGTGCAGAACAAGAACAGCAGCTACTTTGTGGAATGGATCCCCAACAATGTCAAGACAGCCGTCTGTGACATCCCACCTCGTGGCCTCAAGATGGCAGTCACCTTCATTGGCAATAGCACAGCCATCCAGGAGCTCTTCAAGCGCATCTCGGAGCAGTTCACTGCCATGTTCCGCCGGAAGGCCTTCCTCCACTGGTACACAGGCGAGGGCATGGACGAGATGGAGTTCACCGAGGCTGAGAGCAACATGAACGACCTCGTCTCTGAGTATCAGCAGTACCAGGATGCCACcgcagaagaggaggaggatttCGGTGAGGAGGCCGAAGAGGAGGCCTAA